A single genomic interval of Lathyrus oleraceus cultivar Zhongwan6 chromosome 7, CAAS_Psat_ZW6_1.0, whole genome shotgun sequence harbors:
- the LOC127104280 gene encoding uncharacterized protein LOC127104280 encodes MAMQGPDTFGLDVGNMCLVPDVKIPPKFKVPSFEKYQGVTCPKTHIRAFCRKMTAHSSDEKLLMHFFQDILSGASLEWYMQLERTHIRTWRELAEAFLKHYQYNSDMAPNRTQLQSLSQKPDESFKEYAQRWRDLAARVQPPLLERELINMFVDTLEGPYFEKIIGSTTSGFLDLVIAGERIENCLKINKISDTTVAASGAKKPHFRFSKKKEGETNAIAQGGDRGYQIPYYPVAAVTPNPYPHPAYVIPIGPPTMQYQQPYAPQQPVAPQQQNYYQQGRQGPRRPPRRFDPILMPYGLLLAHLLKDSHVQLREAKAPPVPLPPGYDMNVRCEYHSGMRGHSIENCNIFKHKVQDLIDSKAISFKPVVPNNPVQISTSAAP; translated from the coding sequence ATGGCGATGCAAGGTCCCGATACCTTTGGGTTAGATGTTGGCAACATGTGCCTAGTGCCAGACGTGAAAATTCCTCCTAAGTTCAAAGTCCCGAGCTTTGAAAAGTATCAGGGGGTCACTTGTCCAAAGACCCACATCCGAGCTTTCTGCAGAAAGATGACCGCTCATTCTAGTGACGAGAAACTCTTAATGCACTTTTTCCAGGACATTCTCAGTGGAGCTTCTCTAGAATGGTATATGCAGCTCGAGCGCACGCATATACGAACCTGGAGGGAACTTGCTGAAGCCTTCTTGAAGCATTATCAGTATAACTCAGACATGGCTCCCAATCGGACTCAGCTCCAAAGCCTCTCTCAGAAACCAGATGAAtcattcaaagagtatgctcagcgaTGGAGGGACTTGGCTGCCAGGGTTCAACCCCCTCTTCTTGAAAGAGAGCTGATAAACATGTTCGTGGATACCCTTGAAGGGCCttattttgaaaaaattattGGGAGTACCACCTCAGGATTCTTAGACTTGGTCATTGCTGGTGAGCGAATTGAGAATTGCTTGAAGATCAACAAGATATCAGACACAACAGTTGCAGCTAGTGGAGCAAAGAAGCCTCATTTCAGATTCTcaaagaagaaggaaggagagaccaatgctaTCGCTCAAGGGGGAGATAGAGGTTACCAAATTCCATACTATCCGGTGGCAGCTGTAACACCTAACCCGTATCCGCATCCAGCATATGTCATTCCAATTGGTCCTCCAACGATGCAATATCAGCAACCCTATGCTCCTCAGCAACCTGTTGCTCCGCAACAACAGAACTACTATCAGCAGGGTAGACAAGGACCAAGGAGGCCTCCTAGAAGGTTTGATCCAATTCTCATGCCGTATGGACTTCTGCTAGCTCACTTGCTCAAGGATTCGCATGTCCAGCTGAGAGAAGCTAAGGCTCCTCCTGTACCTCTTCCTCCCGGGTATGACATGAACGTTAGGTGCGAGTATCACTCTGGGATGCGGGGGCACTCGATCGAGAATTGTAATATCTTCAAGCACAAAGTACAAGACTTGATTGACTCAAAAGCAATATCGTTCAAGCCAGTTGTTCCAAACAACCCCGTGCAGATAAGTACATCTGCAGCGCCTTAG